One Chloroflexota bacterium genomic window carries:
- a CDS encoding 2-hydroxyglutaryl-CoA dehydratase produces MRIYLGVDVGSVTTKVVALDPDDNVLESLYLRTRGKPIEVVQQGLREIRTRLANRPVDVAGVGTTGSGRYLAAVVVGADVIKNEITAHAVATSHYVPGVQTIIEIGGQDSKIIVLRDGVAVDFGMNTVCAAGTGAFLDQQAARLNMKIEEVGPLALQSRTPVRIAGRCTVFAESDMIHKQQMGHRVEDILYGLCQAMARNYLNNVGLGKEICERVVFQGGVAYNQGMVRAFEDALETPIHVPPHHEVMGAIGAALLAHETVHSGRRPTRFKGFDAGALNYRTISFECHHCSNRCEIVQVSVNKQVAARWGGRCDRWEVNESAAPQHAGAPAALAAVPDMPDCETCP; encoded by the coding sequence ATGAGAATCTACCTGGGTGTCGATGTCGGCTCGGTAACGACCAAGGTCGTCGCGCTCGACCCAGACGACAACGTGCTGGAGTCGCTCTATTTGCGCACACGCGGCAAGCCGATCGAGGTCGTGCAGCAGGGCTTGCGCGAGATCCGCACACGGCTGGCCAACCGCCCGGTCGACGTGGCGGGCGTCGGCACGACCGGCAGCGGCCGCTACCTGGCCGCGGTCGTCGTCGGCGCGGACGTGATCAAGAACGAGATCACCGCGCACGCCGTGGCGACCTCGCATTACGTGCCCGGCGTGCAGACGATCATCGAGATCGGCGGGCAGGACTCCAAGATCATCGTCCTGCGCGACGGCGTGGCGGTGGACTTCGGCATGAACACGGTCTGCGCGGCGGGCACCGGCGCGTTCCTCGACCAGCAAGCCGCGCGCTTGAACATGAAGATCGAGGAGGTGGGGCCGCTGGCGCTGCAGTCGCGCACGCCGGTGCGCATCGCGGGGCGCTGCACCGTCTTCGCCGAGTCGGACATGATTCACAAACAGCAGATGGGCCACCGGGTCGAGGATATCCTCTACGGCCTCTGCCAGGCGATGGCGCGCAACTACCTGAACAACGTCGGCCTTGGCAAGGAGATCTGTGAGCGGGTCGTGTTTCAGGGCGGCGTGGCGTACAACCAGGGCATGGTGCGCGCATTTGAGGACGCGCTGGAGACGCCGATCCATGTGCCGCCGCACCACGAGGTGATGGGCGCCATCGGCGCGGCGCTACTGGCGCACGAGACGGTGCACAGCGGACGGCGGCCGACGCGCTTCAAAGGCTTCGACGCCGGGGCGCTCAACTACCGCACGATCTCATTCGAGTGCCACCACTGCTCGAACCGCTGCGAGATCGTGCAGGTCTCGGTGAACAAGCAGGTGGCGGCACGCTGGGGCGGACGCTGCGACCGCTGGGAGGTCAACGAGTCAGCCGCGCCGCAGCACGCCGGCGCCCCGGCGGCGCTGGCGGCCGTGCCCGACATGCCCGACTGCGAGACGTGCCCGTAG
- the gatA gene encoding Asp-tRNA(Asn)/Glu-tRNA(Gln) amidotransferase subunit GatA, with amino-acid sequence MSLTALTLSDASDLLRRKSVSSVELTRAVLARIEAVDPQIKAYLTVTPERALAQAAAADARRAQGEDAPLLGVPIAVKDVICTRDVRTTAGSRMLETFVPPYNATVVEKLDAAGAVMLGKTNTDEFAMGSSTENSAYFTTRNPWDVARVPGGSSGGSAAAVAADLAFAALGSDTGGSIRQPAALCGVAGLKPTYGRVSRYGLIAFASSLDQIGPFGKCVSDLALVLQAIAGHDPRDATSLPAPVPDYAAGLEPMLDGVRIGVPDEYFIAGIQPGVENAVRQAIEIMGGLGAAAQRASLPHSDYALPTYYLLAPAEASANLARYDGVRYGYRHASASDLMDQYLQTRAEGFGPEVKRRIMLGTYALSAGYYDAYYLRAQQMRTLIKQDFDRALSTFDVLVCPTTPTTAFKIGEKSDNPLAMYLADIFTLALNLAGLCGATVPCGFAGGLPVGLQIIGRALDEATVLRVAHAYEQATTWHRRKPAL; translated from the coding sequence ATGAGCCTGACTGCCCTCACGCTGTCCGACGCTTCCGATCTGTTGCGCCGCAAGTCCGTCTCGTCGGTCGAACTGACGCGCGCCGTGCTGGCGCGCATCGAGGCGGTCGACCCGCAGATCAAGGCGTACCTGACCGTCACGCCGGAGCGGGCGCTGGCGCAGGCCGCGGCGGCCGATGCGCGGCGCGCGCAGGGCGAAGATGCGCCCCTGCTCGGCGTGCCGATCGCCGTGAAAGACGTCATCTGCACGCGCGACGTGCGCACCACGGCCGGCTCGCGCATGCTGGAGACGTTCGTGCCGCCGTACAACGCGACCGTGGTCGAAAAACTGGATGCGGCGGGCGCGGTCATGCTCGGCAAGACGAACACCGACGAGTTCGCGATGGGCTCGTCGACCGAGAACTCGGCCTACTTCACGACCCGCAACCCGTGGGACGTGGCGCGCGTGCCGGGCGGCTCGTCGGGCGGCAGCGCGGCGGCCGTCGCGGCCGACCTGGCGTTCGCCGCGCTCGGCTCCGATACCGGCGGCAGCATCCGCCAGCCGGCGGCGCTGTGCGGCGTGGCCGGCCTGAAGCCGACCTACGGCCGCGTCTCGCGCTACGGGCTGATCGCGTTCGCCTCGTCGCTCGACCAGATCGGGCCGTTCGGCAAGTGCGTCAGCGACCTGGCGCTCGTCCTGCAGGCGATCGCTGGGCACGACCCGCGTGATGCGACATCGCTGCCCGCGCCGGTGCCGGACTACGCCGCCGGGCTGGAACCGATGCTCGACGGCGTGCGCATCGGCGTGCCCGACGAGTATTTCATCGCCGGCATCCAGCCGGGCGTTGAGAACGCGGTGCGCCAGGCGATCGAGATCATGGGCGGGCTGGGCGCGGCAGCACAGCGCGCCTCGCTGCCGCATAGCGATTACGCCCTGCCCACGTACTATTTGCTGGCGCCCGCCGAGGCGTCGGCCAACCTGGCGCGTTACGACGGCGTGCGCTACGGCTACCGTCATGCCAGCGCAAGCGACCTGATGGACCAGTACTTGCAGACGCGCGCCGAGGGCTTCGGTCCGGAAGTCAAGCGGCGGATCATGCTCGGCACGTACGCGCTCTCGGCCGGTTACTATGACGCGTACTACCTGCGCGCCCAGCAGATGCGGACGCTGATCAAGCAGGATTTCGACCGCGCGCTGTCGACGTTCGACGTGCTGGTCTGCCCGACGACGCCGACCACGGCATTCAAGATCGGCGAGAAGTCGGACAACCCGCTCGCAATGTACCTGGCCGACATCTTCACGCTGGCGCTGAACCTGGCCGGGCTGTGCGGCGCGACGGTGCCGTGCGGCTTCGCGGGCGGCCTGCCGGTGGGCTTGCAGATCATCGGGCGCGCGCTCGACGAGGCGACGGTGCTGCGCGTGGCGCACGCCTACGAGCAGGCGACAACCTGGCACCGGCGCAAGCCGGCGCTGTAA
- a CDS encoding type II toxin-antitoxin system HicB family antitoxin, protein MRLKVVLEPSDEGGYTVFVPSLPGCISEGDTRREAMRNIREAIKLYLEPVDDDWVKDDKTLVQEIEL, encoded by the coding sequence ATGCGGCTCAAAGTCGTTCTGGAACCGAGCGACGAAGGCGGGTATACCGTCTTTGTGCCCTCGCTCCCCGGCTGCATCAGCGAAGGCGACACGCGCCGGGAAGCCATGCGCAACATCCGCGAGGCCATCAAGCTGTACCTTGAGCCGGTGGATGACGACTGGGTCAAAGACGACAAGACGCTCGTCCAGGAGATCGAGTTGTGA
- the rsmI gene encoding 16S rRNA (cytidine(1402)-2'-O)-methyltransferase yields MPDAPGTLFIVSTPIGNADDISARALSTLRAADLVVCEEIANGERLLKRYGLSGELTDLNEHNERERSAELTAELKAGRTLALVSDAGTPLLHDPGRALVEAAWRAGARVTAVPGASSLLAALVVSGLPMDQFRYAGMLPAKREARREAIQALAGERMTIVLLDAPYRLAAVLGDLLEIIGAVRPAVVACNLTMPGEQVMRGTLGSIAEQFRRQPFKGEYVILIAGAK; encoded by the coding sequence ATGCCCGACGCGCCCGGCACGCTATTCATCGTCTCGACGCCGATCGGCAACGCGGACGACATTAGCGCGCGGGCGTTGAGCACGCTGCGCGCGGCCGACCTGGTCGTGTGCGAGGAGATAGCCAACGGCGAGCGCCTGCTGAAGCGGTACGGCCTCAGCGGCGAACTGACCGATTTGAACGAGCACAACGAGCGGGAGCGCAGCGCCGAACTGACCGCGGAACTGAAGGCCGGGCGGACGCTGGCGCTAGTTTCGGACGCCGGCACGCCGCTGCTGCACGATCCGGGCCGCGCGCTGGTGGAAGCGGCCTGGCGCGCCGGCGCGCGGGTGACCGCCGTGCCGGGCGCGTCGTCGCTGCTGGCGGCGCTGGTCGTCAGTGGCCTTCCTATGGACCAGTTCCGCTACGCCGGCATGCTGCCGGCCAAGCGCGAGGCGCGGCGCGAAGCGATCCAGGCGCTGGCGGGTGAGCGCATGACGATCGTCCTGCTGGACGCGCCGTACCGGCTGGCCGCCGTGCTGGGCGACCTGCTGGAGATCATCGGCGCGGTGCGACCCGCCGTCGTCGCCTGTAATTTGACGATGCCCGGCGAACAGGTGATGCGCGGCACGCTCGGCAGCATTGCGGAGCAGTTCCGCCGCCAGCCGTTCAAGGGCGAGTATGTGATTCTGATCGCAGGAGCAAAATAG
- a CDS encoding HigA family addiction module antidote protein, translated as MVRIPTHRPPTHPGEVLLEEFLIPMSLTQRDLARAIRVPYQRINEIVNGRRGLTPSTALRLARFFGTSADFWMNMQLRLDLYAVRQHETSTLRMIKPFVASAEPLSAPR; from the coding sequence ATGGTTCGTATTCCGACTCATCGACCGCCGACCCATCCCGGAGAGGTGTTGCTCGAGGAATTCCTGATTCCCATGAGCCTGACCCAGCGCGATCTGGCTCGGGCGATTCGCGTGCCGTACCAGCGCATCAACGAAATCGTCAATGGCCGCCGAGGGTTGACGCCCAGCACGGCACTGCGGCTCGCCAGGTTCTTTGGCACCAGCGCCGATTTTTGGATGAACATGCAGTTGCGCCTCGACCTGTATGCAGTTCGGCAACACGAAACAAGCACCTTGCGCATGATCAAGCCGTTTGTAGCGTCTGCCGAACCCTTGAGCGCGCCTCGATAG
- a CDS encoding NTP transferase domain-containing protein has product MQIIIPLAGLGSRLRPLTYTTPKPLVQVAGKTVLGHVLDSLQGLVIDDIVFIVGYLGEQIEKYVRETFPQYRAHFVRQEELNGQSPAIALTRHIVTRDVLIIFGDTVIEADLSALDQIDHDGVIYTKEVEDPRRFGVVKLTGPYISRFVEKPKEFVSNQAVGGVYYVKHSAELFAAIDEQIALHVQLKNEYFLADAFQIMIDHGAKLSTRLLANWYDCGTIASLLETNRFLLQKLVQDGNEVAGGLIIPPVSVAPSAKIVNSIVGPHVCIGENAVVTDSRIGPFVSIADGAAISHSLVQDSIINQGAQIDEASLAASLIGNEARIKGTFDRLIVGDRSDVDSSYSLNA; this is encoded by the coding sequence ATGCAAATTATCATTCCGCTGGCTGGGCTAGGCAGCCGTTTACGCCCGCTGACCTACACGACCCCGAAGCCGCTGGTGCAGGTCGCCGGCAAGACCGTGCTCGGGCACGTGCTCGACTCGCTGCAGGGCTTAGTGATCGACGACATCGTCTTCATCGTCGGCTACCTGGGCGAGCAGATCGAGAAGTACGTGCGCGAGACGTTCCCGCAGTACCGCGCGCACTTCGTGCGGCAGGAAGAGTTAAACGGGCAGTCGCCGGCCATCGCCCTGACGCGGCATATCGTCACTCGTGACGTGCTGATCATCTTCGGCGACACCGTCATCGAGGCCGACCTGAGCGCACTCGACCAGATCGACCACGACGGCGTGATCTACACGAAGGAAGTGGAAGACCCGCGTCGCTTCGGCGTCGTGAAGCTGACCGGCCCGTACATCTCGCGCTTTGTCGAGAAGCCGAAGGAGTTCGTCTCCAACCAGGCGGTCGGCGGCGTGTACTACGTCAAGCACAGCGCCGAACTGTTCGCCGCCATCGACGAGCAGATCGCGCTCCACGTCCAGTTGAAGAACGAGTACTTCCTGGCCGACGCGTTCCAGATCATGATCGACCACGGCGCGAAGTTGTCGACGCGCCTGCTGGCCAACTGGTACGACTGCGGCACAATAGCAAGCCTGCTGGAGACGAACCGCTTCCTCCTGCAGAAACTGGTGCAGGATGGCAACGAGGTCGCGGGTGGGCTGATCATCCCGCCGGTGAGCGTCGCGCCGTCGGCCAAAATCGTCAACAGCATCGTCGGCCCGCACGTCTGCATCGGCGAGAACGCCGTCGTCACAGACTCGCGCATTGGCCCGTTCGTCAGCATCGCCGACGGCGCAGCCATCAGCCACTCGCTCGTGCAGGACTCGATCATCAACCAGGGCGCGCAGATCGACGAAGCCTCGCTGGCCGCCTCGCTGATCGGCAACGAGGCGCGCATCAAAGGCACGTTCGACCGGTTGATCGTCGGCGATCGCTCCGACGTGGACTCGTCGTACAGTTTGAACGCATAG
- the gatC gene encoding Asp-tRNA(Asn)/Glu-tRNA(Gln) amidotransferase subunit GatC, which translates to MKLSRDEVLHIAELARLGLSESEVERFGAQLSDILTYADRLQAVDLSGISPSARVQALQSVLRADEAVPSPARDAIMANAPQAADGCYRVPPVLE; encoded by the coding sequence GTGAAATTGAGTCGAGACGAGGTATTGCATATTGCCGAACTGGCACGGCTCGGCCTGAGCGAGAGCGAAGTCGAGCGTTTCGGCGCTCAATTGTCTGACATACTGACGTACGCTGACCGCCTGCAGGCAGTCGACTTATCCGGCATTTCGCCGTCGGCGCGGGTGCAGGCCCTGCAGAGCGTGCTGCGCGCGGACGAAGCGGTCCCGTCGCCCGCCCGAGACGCGATCATGGCCAATGCTCCGCAGGCCGCGGACGGCTGTTATCGCGTGCCGCCGGTGCTCGAATAA
- a CDS encoding type II toxin-antitoxin system RelE/ParE family toxin has protein sequence MIQSFRDAGTEDVFNGRNTRAARRACPTALLKIAARKLDLMDAAATLEDLRVPPANRLEALSGNRRGQHGIRLNDQYRICFTWTPTGPAQVEIVDYH, from the coding sequence GTGATACAGTCGTTCCGCGATGCCGGGACTGAGGATGTGTTTAACGGTCGCAATACTCGCGCAGCCCGTCGAGCCTGCCCAACCGCGCTGTTGAAGATCGCCGCTCGCAAGCTCGATCTAATGGACGCCGCGGCCACGCTGGAGGACTTGCGCGTACCACCGGCTAATCGACTCGAGGCGTTGTCCGGCAACCGCCGGGGCCAGCACGGCATTCGACTAAACGATCAGTATCGTATCTGTTTCACCTGGACGCCCACCGGGCCTGCCCAGGTCGAAATCGTTGACTACCATTAG
- a CDS encoding type II toxin-antitoxin system VapC family toxin, protein MTDYFTDSSAIVKRYVAETGSPWMRTICASRGNTIILSEIALAEVAAAFAAAQRNMRITADECRDSLGLLIGDAASAYQLLPVQRAIIDRAVELTQRHRLRGYDAVQLASALEVERVLRRGVAASLTFLSADADLVTAAVQEGLAAENPNTH, encoded by the coding sequence GTGACAGACTATTTCACCGATAGCAGCGCAATCGTCAAACGCTATGTGGCGGAAACGGGCAGCCCGTGGATGCGCACCATCTGCGCCAGTCGAGGCAACACGATTATTCTGTCGGAAATCGCGCTGGCTGAAGTGGCCGCCGCATTCGCGGCAGCACAACGCAATATGCGTATCACCGCAGACGAATGCCGGGACAGCCTGGGATTGCTGATAGGCGATGCCGCCAGTGCATACCAGTTACTGCCGGTTCAGCGAGCCATCATCGATCGGGCGGTCGAACTCACTCAACGTCATCGGCTGCGCGGGTACGATGCCGTGCAACTGGCGTCCGCGCTGGAAGTTGAACGGGTACTGCGACGCGGCGTGGCGGCATCCCTGACGTTCCTGTCCGCTGATGCGGACTTAGTGACGGCTGCGGTACAAGAAGGGCTGGCTGCCGAGAATCCCAACACGCACTGA
- a CDS encoding aminotransferase class I/II-fold pyridoxal phosphate-dependent enzyme, giving the protein MVNYRLSRRVTSVPPSGIRRFFDIAATMKDVISLGIGEPDFVTPQAITRAGINSLGGGDTHYTSNSGIEELRTRLADHLHAMYGVRYSADELLITVGVSEALHLAMQSLIDPGDEVIVPEPCFVAYKPSVVFAGGVAVVVETRVEDNFEVTAAQIEAKITPRTRAILLGYPNNPTGAVMPRQRLLEIAALAEKHDLIVLSDEIYDRLVYGVEHTCFASLPGMRERTILLGGFSKAYAMTGWRIGYACAPVELIGALRKVHQYIIMSAPTTGQVAAIEALKSGEPSVKQMVDEYDQRRQLIVRGLNQIGLPTFEPRGAFYAFPDIRSTGLTSSEFCDRLLMEGRVAVIPGDAFGACGAGFVRAAYANSPANIEEALDRIETFVKKNRRT; this is encoded by the coding sequence ATGGTCAACTATCGTCTCTCCCGGCGCGTGACCAGCGTCCCGCCGTCGGGTATCCGCCGCTTCTTCGATATCGCCGCGACGATGAAGGATGTCATTTCGCTCGGCATCGGCGAGCCGGACTTCGTGACGCCGCAGGCGATCACGCGCGCGGGCATCAACTCGCTGGGCGGCGGCGACACGCACTACACGTCCAATTCCGGCATCGAAGAACTGCGCACGCGGCTGGCCGACCACCTGCACGCCATGTACGGCGTGCGCTACAGCGCCGACGAGTTGTTGATCACCGTCGGCGTGTCCGAGGCGCTGCACCTCGCGATGCAGTCGCTGATCGACCCCGGCGACGAGGTGATCGTGCCGGAGCCGTGCTTCGTGGCGTACAAGCCGAGCGTCGTCTTCGCCGGCGGCGTGGCGGTGGTCGTCGAGACGCGCGTCGAGGACAATTTCGAGGTGACGGCGGCGCAGATCGAGGCGAAGATCACGCCGCGCACCCGCGCCATCCTGCTCGGCTACCCGAACAACCCGACCGGCGCGGTTATGCCACGCCAACGCCTGCTGGAGATCGCGGCACTGGCCGAGAAGCACGACCTGATCGTGCTGTCCGACGAGATCTACGACCGGCTGGTATACGGCGTCGAGCACACCTGCTTTGCGTCGTTGCCGGGTATGCGCGAGCGGACGATCCTGCTTGGCGGCTTCTCCAAGGCGTATGCAATGACCGGCTGGCGCATCGGGTACGCGTGCGCGCCGGTTGAGTTGATCGGCGCACTGCGCAAGGTGCACCAGTACATCATCATGTCGGCGCCGACGACCGGGCAGGTCGCGGCAATCGAGGCGCTGAAGAGCGGCGAGCCGTCCGTCAAGCAGATGGTCGACGAGTACGACCAGCGGCGGCAACTGATCGTGCGCGGCCTGAATCAGATCGGCCTGCCGACTTTCGAGCCGCGCGGCGCATTCTACGCCTTCCCGGACATCCGGTCGACCGGCCTGACCTCCTCGGAGTTCTGTGACCGCCTGCTGATGGAAGGGCGGGTCGCGGTGATCCCGGGCGACGCCTTCGGCGCGTGCGGCGCAGGCTTCGTGCGCGCGGCGTACGCCAATTCGCCGGCCAACATCGAGGAGGCGCTTGACCGGATCGAGACGTTCGTGAAGAAGAACCGTCGGACATAA